In the genome of Cyanobacteria bacterium GSL.Bin1, the window AGGCTATATCTCTATCTACAACATACCCACACTCATGACATTCGCTCAGCCGAACGCTCAAATCTTTTCTAACTTCAGCACGGCAATTAGGACATACTTGACTCGTCCCACGATGGTCAACGCGCCCAACAAAGACATCTCTTCTCTTGGCTACATACTCTAAGATGTCTCGTTGCTTTCCAAAAGCAGCATCAACTGTATGTTTACCCAGCATCCCTTTTGCCATAATACGGAAGTCGCAGTCTTCTATATAGATTGTGTCTGCCATGTCACAAAGCTTATGAGCGAGTTTGAATTGATAATCAGTGCGCTTGAATGCTATGTGGTTATGTTGTTTAGCTACTTTGATTCGAGCTTTCTCGTAATTTTTCCCCCGTTTCATCTTTCTCGACAGACGCTTTTGTAGCACTTTCAGCCGACTGTAGGCTGTCTTGAAAAATTTAGGTCTTTTTTCGGTATACCCGTCGCTCGTCGCTATATACGAAAGCAACCCAACATCTACACCAATTGCATGACCATGAGGTACTGGATTAGAAAGCTCGAAATCTGATTCTATCGCTACCACCGCAAACCAACCTATTGCTTTTTTGACTACCCGTACTTGCTTGATCATGAAACCTTTGGGTATCGGTCTATGCAAATTGATTTGTACTTTTCCTAGTTTCGGCAATTGGATTTGCCACCCAGTTAGTGGGTTAGTTTTGAACTGAGGGAACAACATTGACTTCATCTGCCCAAATTTCTTG includes:
- a CDS encoding transposase, which encodes MILNYRYRIYPDLQQIQLLNEWLETLRLSYNYALRELKDWIASRKCPIDRCSLESEYIMAADYPFPSYHQQQNNLPKAKKKFPRLKAVPSQVLQTNIRRLHDSWDSFRARGYGFPRFKKFGQMKSMLFPQFKTNPLTGWQIQLPKLGKVQINLHRPIPKGFMIKQVRVVKKAIGWFAVVAIESDFELSNPVPHGHAIGVDVGLLSYIATSDGYTEKRPKFFKTAYSRLKVLQKRLSRKMKRGKNYEKARIKVAKQHNHIAFKRTDYQFKLAHKLCDMADTIYIEDCDFRIMAKGMLGKHTVDAAFGKQRDILEYVAKRRDVFVGRVDHRGTSQVCPNCRAEVRKDLSVRLSECHECGYVVDRDIASGQEICNRGEETYRGTREKQEIGSQVVLSGNFVVDKWRNLSSGRVGEQDSIGDSGSPLSIR